A part of Halobaculum sp. MBLA0143 genomic DNA contains:
- a CDS encoding acylphosphatase — MPDDSDRVRAHVFVSGRVQGVYFRATTRDTAREHGVDGWVRNLDDGRVEAVFEGSRDTVESLVAFCEEGSPAASVEDVTVDYETPRGADGFRVRR, encoded by the coding sequence GTGCCAGACGACAGCGACCGGGTCCGGGCGCACGTCTTCGTGAGCGGCCGGGTCCAAGGGGTGTACTTCCGGGCGACGACACGCGACACCGCCCGCGAGCACGGCGTCGACGGCTGGGTACGGAACTTGGACGACGGTCGCGTCGAGGCCGTCTTCGAGGGGTCACGCGACACGGTCGAGTCGCTCGTCGCGTTCTGTGAGGAGGGGAGTCCCGCGGCGTCCGTCGAAGACGTGACAGTCGACTACGAGACGCCACGCGGTGCCGACGGGTTCCGGGTGCGACGGTAG
- a CDS encoding DICT sensory domain-containing protein: MSLREIIERVESREKRLTVFDPPSRDIVRQLREYFESQTVRIEVGTTDSQLSGYAVLSDSDAEDEVLAAVDLRHLGDPTDERETSPFAPIIEHLDDATFTSYDLQQMMAATREVEDRAWRKGEGTLHTGFQRTAAIRQQADVYADLAGKNLDIHAYSTPAPGVPEIEGVTLHQEDSQEIAESWFVVFDGAGDPLDACALLAEERGDTDERLFYGFWTYDPEIVNDILGHLKHRYAATV; encoded by the coding sequence ATGTCACTCCGGGAGATAATCGAGAGGGTCGAGAGCCGCGAGAAGCGGCTGACCGTGTTCGACCCTCCCTCACGGGATATCGTCAGGCAGCTCCGAGAGTACTTCGAGTCACAGACCGTCCGGATCGAGGTCGGCACGACGGACAGCCAACTGTCCGGCTACGCCGTTCTCTCGGACAGCGACGCCGAAGACGAGGTGTTGGCCGCGGTCGACCTCCGACACCTCGGTGACCCGACGGACGAACGGGAGACCTCGCCGTTCGCGCCGATCATCGAGCACCTCGACGACGCGACGTTCACGTCCTACGACCTCCAGCAGATGATGGCGGCGACACGCGAGGTCGAGGACCGCGCCTGGCGCAAAGGCGAGGGGACGCTCCACACCGGGTTCCAACGCACGGCCGCCATCCGCCAGCAGGCGGACGTGTACGCCGACCTGGCGGGGAAGAACCTCGACATTCACGCCTACAGCACCCCGGCGCCGGGGGTGCCGGAGATCGAGGGCGTCACCCTCCACCAGGAGGACAGCCAGGAGATCGCCGAGTCCTGGTTCGTCGTGTTCGACGGCGCCGGCGACCCGTTGGACGCCTGTGCGCTCCTGGCCGAGGAGCGTGGCGACACGGACGAGCGACTGTTCTACGGGTTCTGGACGTACGACCCGGAGATCGTCAACGACATTCTCGGCCACCTGAAACACCGGTACGCCGCCACGGTGTAG
- a CDS encoding helix-hairpin-helix domain-containing protein, with translation MDLTEIPGVGEKTADALAELDDPEAALREGDVATIAGVSGVSEGRAVVIARGAIRHRHDDPGGWAATDRAKEVHDQVLSLLRDRAVTEYARKRLATLYPSTVPERIAEVRAWAADAVQREPDPDVLSALEGVAPPTEPSDLRVRERALATADAERYAEVEAAFPELPVEVVEGPEDLAELGRSYATVFVLDETFAGVDVDGDVRVLPEPETEPETVVPERLLAFVADNRDSLSAAATVHERAGLEPACDLGTLRDVLARVDDDGGIVGDEELDRLADAVDDVGAAASTAASAANDHLRSVIQERDVTIEGQDFLSLVEQGARVDSLLARELADEYDEAIRKARERFADALRLEPGEEEMAERVFGGEPTFPVEHNEEPLARLRTELKTARDRRAARLKADLAEEIAALRPDAEQLLADALEFDVELAVARFAADFDCVMPTFVGDEIPDDPAGRALAADGDGGTETEAGGVTRLPSGDAGAEIEIEGGRSPILDEAFTDVEPVDYGVSGVTILSGVNSGGKTSTLDLVALIATLAHVGLPVPAAAVRLRRVSGLHYYAKSQGTLDAGAFESTLREFGDLATGADGRLVLVDELESITEPGASAKIIAGILERLHDQGATAVFVSHMAREIRETAGFDVAVDGIEALGLEDGELVVDRSPKKNHLARSTPELIVEKLSDATPGEEGSFYESLLEKF, from the coding sequence ATGGACCTCACGGAGATTCCGGGTGTCGGCGAGAAGACCGCCGACGCGCTCGCCGAGTTGGACGACCCCGAGGCGGCGCTCCGGGAGGGTGACGTGGCGACCATCGCGGGCGTATCCGGGGTGTCCGAGGGTCGAGCGGTCGTGATCGCTCGTGGCGCGATCAGACACCGTCACGACGACCCTGGGGGGTGGGCGGCGACGGACCGAGCCAAAGAGGTACACGACCAGGTGTTGTCGTTGCTGCGAGACCGGGCCGTGACGGAGTACGCCCGCAAGCGGCTGGCGACGCTGTACCCCAGCACCGTCCCGGAGCGGATCGCGGAGGTGCGGGCGTGGGCCGCCGACGCCGTCCAGCGAGAGCCGGATCCGGACGTGTTGTCGGCGCTGGAGGGGGTGGCACCGCCGACGGAGCCGTCGGATCTCCGAGTGCGAGAGCGGGCGCTGGCGACCGCCGACGCCGAGCGGTACGCCGAAGTGGAGGCGGCGTTCCCGGAGCTCCCCGTAGAAGTCGTGGAGGGGCCGGAGGACTTGGCGGAGCTGGGACGGTCGTACGCCACCGTGTTCGTGTTGGACGAGACGTTCGCGGGCGTGGACGTGGACGGCGACGTGCGGGTCCTCCCAGAGCCGGAGACGGAGCCGGAGACGGTCGTCCCCGAGCGACTGTTGGCGTTCGTCGCCGACAACCGCGACAGTCTGTCTGCGGCCGCGACCGTCCACGAGCGCGCCGGGCTGGAGCCGGCGTGTGATCTCGGGACGCTCCGCGACGTGCTCGCCCGCGTCGACGACGACGGCGGGATCGTCGGTGACGAGGAGTTGGACCGACTGGCCGACGCCGTCGACGACGTGGGCGCCGCCGCGAGCACGGCCGCGAGCGCCGCCAACGACCACCTCCGGAGCGTGATCCAGGAACGCGACGTGACCATCGAGGGCCAGGACTTCCTCTCGCTCGTCGAGCAGGGTGCCCGCGTCGACTCGTTGCTGGCCCGCGAGCTCGCAGACGAGTACGACGAGGCGATCCGGAAGGCCCGCGAACGGTTCGCCGACGCGCTCCGCCTGGAGCCCGGCGAAGAGGAGATGGCAGAACGGGTGTTCGGCGGCGAGCCGACGTTCCCGGTCGAACACAACGAAGAGCCGCTGGCACGGCTCCGGACGGAGCTGAAGACCGCCCGGGACCGCCGGGCTGCCCGGCTGAAGGCGGACTTAGCCGAGGAGATCGCGGCGCTGCGGCCGGACGCCGAGCAGTTGCTCGCCGACGCGCTGGAGTTCGACGTGGAGCTTGCGGTGGCCCGCTTCGCGGCGGACTTCGACTGTGTGATGCCGACGTTCGTCGGCGACGAGATTCCGGACGATCCAGCGGGGCGCGCGCTCGCGGCCGACGGCGACGGCGGGACGGAGACGGAAGCCGGAGGCGTCACTCGACTCCCCTCCGGCGACGCCGGCGCCGAGATCGAGATCGAAGGCGGGCGGTCGCCGATCCTGGACGAGGCGTTCACGGACGTGGAGCCGGTGGACTACGGCGTCTCCGGGGTGACGATCCTCTCCGGTGTCAACTCCGGCGGGAAGACGTCGACGTTGGATCTGGTCGCGCTGATCGCCACGCTGGCACACGTCGGGCTCCCCGTGCCGGCGGCGGCGGTGCGGCTCCGCCGCGTCTCCGGGCTCCACTACTACGCCAAGTCACAGGGGACGCTCGACGCCGGGGCGTTCGAGTCGACGCTCCGGGAGTTCGGCGACCTGGCGACCGGGGCCGACGGTCGACTCGTCCTGGTGGACGAACTGGAGTCGATCACGGAGCCGGGGGCGTCCGCGAAGATCATCGCCGGCATCCTCGAACGGCTCCACGACCAGGGAGCGACGGCGGTGTTCGTCTCACACATGGCCCGGGAGATCCGCGAGACCGCCGGCTTCGACGTGGCCGTCGACGGAATCGAGGCGCTGGGGTTGGAAGACGGGGAGTTGGTCGTCGACCGCTCGCCCAAGAAGAACCACCTCGCGCGGTCGACACCGGAGCTGATCGTCGAGAAGCTGTCGGACGCCACCCCCGGCGAGGAGGGGTCGTTCTACGAGTCGTTGCTGGAGAAGTTCTGA